The Candidatus Synechococcus calcipolaris G9 nucleotide sequence AGTCTCTCCTTCCTAGGGGGTAGGTCACCTATGGAGATTCACCGTATCCCGGTTCTGCGGGATAACTATATTTTTTTGCTCCATGATCCGGCTACGGCCACAGCAGCAATTGTGGATCCGGCGATCGCTCCTCCGGTCTTAGCCAAACTTCAGGAGTTGGGGGCAACCTTAACAGCTATTTTTAACACCCATCACCATTGGGATCACGTAGACGGCAATGAAGAACTAGAGCAAGCCTATCCTGAGGTAGTGATCTATGGCGGCGTGGGCGATCGCGGACGGATTCCGGGGCAACAGGTCTTTTTGGAAGGGGGCGATCGCGTGTTCCTTGGGGATCAGACCTTTGAGGTACTATTTATTCCTGGCCATACCCGGGCCCACATTGCCTACGTTACCCCTGGCCATGTTTTCTGCGGGGATACCCTTTTTGCGGGGGGCTGTGGTCGCTTGCGTGAAGGCACACCGGCGCAAATGATGGCATCCTTGGAGCAGTTACGGCAATTACCGGGCGAGACTCAGGTCTGGTGTGCCCATGAGTATACCCAGAAAAATTTGGAGTTTGCCCTGACAGTGGAACCAGAAAATGTCGCCCTCCAGGAGCGGTATCAAGGGGTGATCGAGCGGCGCAAAAACCATGAAAGTACCATTCCCACCACCATCGCCCTTGAAAAGGCCACCAACCCATTTTTGCGGTGGCACGAACCTGCCATTCAATCGGCCGTCAACGGCACCAGCGATCTGCAAACCTTTACCCGTCTGCGGGGATTGAAGGATCAATTCTAGTCTTTTTAGGTTTCTTGAAGATTATGACTAAACCCTCCCCCTCCTTTTTTGGCTCAATCGTCACCCGCTTCACCAATACCTTTGTGAGTACCCTCAGCGTTTTTATTAGCTTGGCCTTCATCGGTGTTGGTTTTACCGTTCTATTAGGTGTTTTAGCCCTGTTGGCCGGTGGCGGTGAATCCCAAACGAGCGATCGCTATGAATTTATTTCTGGCAAAGAGGGGAGCCGCGATCGCCTTCTCAGGCTCAATATCTCCGGGCCAATTTTGGGTAGTCCACCGGAAAATGAGGATACGTTCTTTAGTGCCCTTGGCGGTGTCACCTACGGCTATCAAGTCCAAAAACAACTTAAAGAAGCCGCTGAAGAAGACTCCATCAAAGGAGTGATTCTGGATATTTCTACCCCCGGCGGTACAATTTTTGGCTCCCAGGCTATTTTTGATGGTATTCAAGCCTATAAAGAGGCCACGGGCAACCCTATCTATGCCTTTATAGAAGGAATTTCTGCCTCCGGCGGCGTATGGGCCATGGTGGGAGCCGATAAAATCTATGCCGACTACGGCAGCATGATTGGCAGTATTGGCATTATTGGCCCCAGTTTTATGTTTTACGATCGCCCCATTGCCATGGATGACGGCCTATTTGGCGGTGGCATTACGACAGCCAACGGCATTGAACAAAAGACCATTATTGCCGGACGGGGTAAAGACGTGGGCAACCCCTTCCGCCGCCTCACCCCCGAAGAACTGCAAGTATTTCAAGCAGGACTTGACCAGGAATACACCGTCTTTGTGAACCATGTAGCCGAAAATCGTGGCATGGATGCAAATATCATCCGCAATCAAATGGGGGCGATGATTTTTGGCAATCAACAGGCGGAGCAATTCAAACTGATTGATGGTACCCTCAGTCGCCCCGCCACCATTGATGCCCTCGCCGAAGCCGCTGGACTAGGTGAAGACTTTGCCGTCGTTCGCGTTCGCAGCGATCGCACCCCCTTAGTGAATCAACTATTTGGAGTGACCACGGCCCTGCCCAGCCTCCAAGAGCAACAGGCCTGGCAAAAAGGGCAACTCTGCTCCCTGCGCCACCACCGTGCCCTGGCCTACTACGGCGATTTAAGTCAGTGTGTCCCTAGGTAAGGGTCATCTCGCCACCCACTAGCAAAACTCAACCGAGTCACAAGACTAAAAGGATAGTCCCAGCTTGATGCCAAGGGCAATATGGATCAGCGCTAAACCCAGAGCCGCGCTTCCCAAGTAGGCATGAACCGTCCGCAGAGCCGGTTTTCCGCCAGCAAACTTACTGAGGGAAATGGCCGCGTTCAGTCCCAACAGACCTACCACTACCGAGCCAGTCCAAAAATGAGGACTCTCTAAAATGGGGTGTCCCTGCATCACCAAGGACAGAAGTCCGCCACTGTACCCCATGACAATAAATAGAAACATCCAAGGTG carries:
- the gloB gene encoding hydroxyacylglutathione hydrolase, producing MEIHRIPVLRDNYIFLLHDPATATAAIVDPAIAPPVLAKLQELGATLTAIFNTHHHWDHVDGNEELEQAYPEVVIYGGVGDRGRIPGQQVFLEGGDRVFLGDQTFEVLFIPGHTRAHIAYVTPGHVFCGDTLFAGGCGRLREGTPAQMMASLEQLRQLPGETQVWCAHEYTQKNLEFALTVEPENVALQERYQGVIERRKNHESTIPTTIALEKATNPFLRWHEPAIQSAVNGTSDLQTFTRLRGLKDQF
- a CDS encoding S49 family peptidase; the protein is MTKPSPSFFGSIVTRFTNTFVSTLSVFISLAFIGVGFTVLLGVLALLAGGGESQTSDRYEFISGKEGSRDRLLRLNISGPILGSPPENEDTFFSALGGVTYGYQVQKQLKEAAEEDSIKGVILDISTPGGTIFGSQAIFDGIQAYKEATGNPIYAFIEGISASGGVWAMVGADKIYADYGSMIGSIGIIGPSFMFYDRPIAMDDGLFGGGITTANGIEQKTIIAGRGKDVGNPFRRLTPEELQVFQAGLDQEYTVFVNHVAENRGMDANIIRNQMGAMIFGNQQAEQFKLIDGTLSRPATIDALAEAAGLGEDFAVVRVRSDRTPLVNQLFGVTTALPSLQEQQAWQKGQLCSLRHHRALAYYGDLSQCVPR
- a CDS encoding DUF4079 domain-containing protein, producing the protein MNWQWIQDTLTQQLEPFAAYFRALDLPEPITHWGHPLMMGIVLVGMGSAVALTGWKGRLLSPTDSDGSVENRKKHRKIAPWMFLFIVMGYSGGLLSLVMQGHPILESPHFWTGSVVVGLLGLNAAISLSKFAGGKPALRTVHAYLGSAALGLALIHIALGIKLGLSF